Proteins encoded by one window of Ictidomys tridecemlineatus isolate mIctTri1 chromosome 7, mIctTri1.hap1, whole genome shotgun sequence:
- the C1ql2 gene encoding complement C1q-like protein 2: protein MALGLLIAVPLLLQAAPPGAAHYEMMGTCRMICDPYTAAPGGGPAGAKAPPPGPSTAALEVMQDLSANPPPPFIQGPKGDPGRPGKPGPRGPPGEPGPPGPRGPPGEKGDSGRPGLPGLQLTTGAAGGVGVVGGGAGGGGDSEGEVTSALSAAFSGPKIAFYVGLKSPHEGYEVLKFDDVVTNLGNHYDPTTGKFSCQVRGIYFFTYHILMRGGDGTSMWADLCKNGQVRASAIAQDADQNYDYASNSVVLHLDSGDEVYVKLDGGKAHGGNNNKYSTFSGFLLYPD from the exons ATGGCGCTTGGGCTGCTCATCGCCGTACCGCTGCTGCTGCAGGCGGCGCCCCCCGGAGCAGCGCACTACGAGATGATGGGCACCTGCCGCATGATCTGCGACCCATACACCGCCGCACCCGGCGGGGGACCCGCGGGCGCCAAGGCGCCGCCGCCGGGACCCAGCACCGCCGCCCTGGAAGTCATGCAGGACCTCAGCGCCAACCCTCCACCTCCCTTTATCCAGGGACCCAAGGGTGACCCGGGGCGACCCGGCAAGCCAGGGCCGCGGGGTCCCCCTGGAGAGCCGGGTCCACCGGGACCCAGGGGTCCCCCGGGAGAGAAGGGCGACTCGGGACGACCAGGGCTGCCCGGGCTGCAGCTGACCACCGGAGCGGCCGGCGGCGTCGGAGTGGTAGGCGGCGGAGCCGGGGGCGGCGGCGACTCGGAGGGAGAAGTGACCAGCGCGCTGAGCGCCGCCTTCAGCGGTCCCAAGATCGCCTTCTACGTGGGACTCAAGAGCCCCCATGAGGGTTACGAGGTGCTCAAGTTCGACGACGTGGTCACCAATCTCGGCAATCACTACGACCCCACCACAGGCAAGTTCAGCTGCCAGGTTCGTGGCATCTACTTCTTCACCTACCACATCCTCATGCGAGGCGGCGACGGCACCAGCATGTGGGCGGACCTCTGCAAGAACGGGCAG GTTCGGGCCAGCGCCATCGCGCAGGACGCGGACCAGAACTACGACTATGCCAGTAACAGCGTGGTGCTGCACCTCGATTCAGGGGACGAGGTGTACGTGAAGCTGGACGGCGGGAAGGCACACGGAGGCAATAACAACAAGTACAGCACGTTCTCGGGCTTTCTTCTGTACCCGGATTAG